A section of the Paralichthys olivaceus isolate ysfri-2021 chromosome 14, ASM2471397v2, whole genome shotgun sequence genome encodes:
- the slc25a28 gene encoding mitoferrin-2 isoform X2, with protein sequence MLSRRLGTAGCVATLLHDAAMNPTEVVKQRMQMYNSPYRGVSDCIRAVWQKEGPAAFYRSYTTQLTMNVPFQALHFMTYEYLQELLNPHRQYNPSSHMLSGALAGAIAAAATTPLDVCKTLLNTQESLALSSLSPSQGPGKGQGQGAHRQITGLAHAFRTVYRLGGLQGFFKGVQARVIYQMPSTAISWSVYEFFKYGLTKHQHNKRRAQHKEAEM encoded by the exons ATG TTAAGTAGGAGGCTGG gAACAGCTGGGTGTGTGGCAACACTGCTTCATGATGCAGCCATGAACCCAACTGAAG TCGTGAAGCAGCGCATGCAGATGTATAATTCACCATACCGCGGCGTGTCGGACTGTATACGCGCTGTATGGCAGAAAGAGGGTCCTGCTGCTTTCTACCGCAGTTACACCACCCAGCTCACCATGAACGTGCCCTTCCAGGCGCTCCACTTCATGACCTACGAGTACCTACAGGAGCTGCTCAACCCCCACAGACAGTACAATCCCTCATCCCACATGTTGTCGGGAGCTTTGGCGGGAGCAATCGCAGCTGCGGCCACGACACCCCTAGATGTCTGCAAGACCCTGCTCAACACCCAGGAGTCTCTAGCCCTCAGCTCCCTGTCCCCGAGCCAAGGCCCCGGCAAGGGCCAAGGCCAAGGAGCCCACAGACAGATCACAGGCCTGGCCCACGCCTTCCGGACAGTTTACAGGTTGGGCGGCCTGCAGGGCTTCTTCAAAGGGGTCCAGGCAAGGGTGATTTACCAGATGCCCTCCACAGCCATCAGCTGGTCGGTGTACGAGTTCTTCAAATACGGACTCACCAAGCACCAGCACAACAAGAGGAGAGCACAGCACAAGGAGGCTGAGATGTAG